CCAACTTATCACAATATTGCTCAATAGTTGATAGAATATGGGAGCTCATTAATATGCTTGCCCCAGCTTCTTTCATTTTCACCATTAAATCAAGCAATGAACGAATGCCAAGAGGGTCTAACCCTAAGAAAGGTTCGTCAATGATATATAATGAAGGTTGAACGAGAAATGCACTCATAATCATCATCTTCTGACGCATTCCTTTAGATAAGTGAGCAGAAAATTTTGTTAGCTTGTCCCTCATTTGAAATTCATCAACTAAGTAATCAACACGATTCGTATATTCTTTTTTATCAATGCCATAAGCCATTGACGTTAACTTCAAATGTTCTTCCACTGTCAACTCGTCATACATTAAAGGACTTTCTGGAACATATGCATATGAAGATCTATAGTCCATCGGGTTGCTCTCTAACGTATTCCCGTTTATATAAATCTCACCTTTATGTTGTTTTAACAACCCCAAAATATGTTTGATCGTAGTGCTTTTTCCTGCTCCATTTAAACCAATTAACCCTACCATTTCACCTGGATTCACATTTATAGATAACCCATGTATGACAGGTCTTTTCAAACTATATCCTCCTGTTACCTCTTTTAGTTGCAAAACAGGCTTCAAGCCAAACACCCCATCTCAATTTTTTCCTATTTATGTTTTTTATTATAATACCTGTAGTTTTTTTTATCAAAATTACGAAAGAGAATATTTTTATTTAACGTGGTTCAAAATACTTAAAGGGATACTACCCCGACAAGATACTACATCAGTGGGGGAAACTTACATAAACGGAGGGAAGAATCATGGCAAAAGTAGCTGTAGAAAATAACTTATCCAATGTTAAACAAGCACTGCAAAATGAAGGACATGAAGTATGTAACTTAGAAGAAAACACGATGCAAAGTTGCCAGTGCTGTGTCATAACAGGACAAGATCAGAATATGATGGGAATAGCGAATACCCAAACACAAGCTTCTGTTATCAATGCGGATGGATTAACAGCAGAAGAAGTTGTGAATCAAGTGAATCAGTGTGTAAACAAATAATGAAACAAAATAGACCTTCAATCCCATTCGAAAAAATGAATAGGTTGGAGGTTTTTTTGTGAAATCACTTCACTTTACTTTTTATTTGTAAATTTAACAGTTACCTTTTCTAACGTTCTCGGCATGATTTGCAATAATTTAGAACCGACATTCGCAATAAATGGAATGTTTTTTTCCAGTCGTTTGTTAACGATGATATCGATTATTGCTTTAGTTACCGCTCTTGGTTTTAATATAATCCAACTTGGTAAGTTTTTTTTGTAATCACCCGATACATCTGCTGTTTCTAACATACGTGTATAAATTGGCCCACAATTAAGTGTAGATACAATAATATTGGTATCAAATAACTCCTGGCGTAAACTATTTGTGAATCCTAAAACAGCATGTTTACTTGCAGCATATGCAGACGATTTTGCCGATCCTACCTTTCCTGCCAATGAAGCCACATTAATAATATGACCTGATTGTCTTTCTAACATTGAAGGTATAACTGCTTTACAACAATATACTGTCCCCAAATAATTCGTTCTCATCATTTCTTCAATCTCATCTATGGATAAATTCATAAAGTCCTTAAAAATTGCATAACCTGCATTATTAATAAAGATATCGATTTTCCCATATTTTTTTATAACAGAGGAGATAACTTCATCTACCTGATCTCTTGAAGAGATATCAACTTTGTAAAGGTCATGTTGATTTTGCAGCTGCTTTGACACTTTCTTAAGACGATCCATCGATCTAGCCAATAAGATGAGAATGGCTCCATGAGAACTTAAATGTATTGCCATCTCTGATCCAATTCCACTTGAGGCACCCGTAATGACTATAACCTTATCTTTAAGCACACTTTCTCTCTCCTATTTCTATTATCATGTGAGTAGTACTGATAACATATCCTAAAGAAAGTTTCAAATTAACTGGTTAATACTTGAATATTAAACTCTCCAACTTCCTTAATATTAAGTGGAATGGTCCATGCCTTCTGAGTATCAAAATGTTCAATAGATTGAATAATCTGAGGAGGGGTAATATCTACGGTTACACCACGATCATACAATAAAGTTGAAGCATTACCACTGATCATATTACCTAGTTCTGAAATTGCACTTTGACTAATATCATCCAACTCATTTACTTGAAATCCACCCATCATTTCTGAAACAATTTTAAGAGCCACTTGCTCTGGCAAACCAAATAGTATTTCACCTTTCATTTGCCCACTCATACCAATTAAAATCCAAATATGATGGTCAAGATATTGCACATCTTTGATTTCAAGTTCACCTGACGTTGGACGAACCCGAACTACTTGCTCAAGAACGTTACTGGCTGATTCTAAAAAAGGATGTATATAATTTTTATCCATAAAGACTCCTTAATTTGGAA
The window above is part of the Chengkuizengella sp. SCS-71B genome. Proteins encoded here:
- a CDS encoding SDR family NAD(P)-dependent oxidoreductase, which produces MLKDKVIVITGASSGIGSEMAIHLSSHGAILILLARSMDRLKKVSKQLQNQHDLYKVDISSRDQVDEVISSVIKKYGKIDIFINNAGYAIFKDFMNLSIDEIEEMMRTNYLGTVYCCKAVIPSMLERQSGHIINVASLAGKVGSAKSSAYAASKHAVLGFTNSLRQELFDTNIIVSTLNCGPIYTRMLETADVSGDYKKNLPSWIILKPRAVTKAIIDIIVNKRLEKNIPFIANVGSKLLQIMPRTLEKVTVKFTNKK
- a CDS encoding ABC transporter ATP-binding protein — encoded protein: MKPVLQLKEVTGGYSLKRPVIHGLSINVNPGEMVGLIGLNGAGKSTTIKHILGLLKQHKGEIYINGNTLESNPMDYRSSYAYVPESPLMYDELTVEEHLKLTSMAYGIDKKEYTNRVDYLVDEFQMRDKLTKFSAHLSKGMRQKMMIMSAFLVQPSLYIIDEPFLGLDPLGIRSLLDLMVKMKEAGASILMSSHILSTIEQYCDKLVVLHEGHVVASGNLSNIQQTSGLNNATLEDAFYALVKDGV
- a CDS encoding YkuS family protein; translation: MAKVAVENNLSNVKQALQNEGHEVCNLEENTMQSCQCCVITGQDQNMMGIANTQTQASVINADGLTAEEVVNQVNQCVNK
- a CDS encoding chemotaxis protein CheX, encoding MDKNYIHPFLESASNVLEQVVRVRPTSGELEIKDVQYLDHHIWILIGMSGQMKGEILFGLPEQVALKIVSEMMGGFQVNELDDISQSAISELGNMISGNASTLLYDRGVTVDITPPQIIQSIEHFDTQKAWTIPLNIKEVGEFNIQVLTS